One Thalassotalea hakodatensis DNA segment encodes these proteins:
- a CDS encoding VOC family protein has protein sequence MKMNHVGIMVGDMNKAVEFYTNALGLKVIMNNTQVIEERETAIGRMCIAVFGPGFKGFNIAHLVTTDGIGVELFEMKDRQERHPVDFSRIGIFHFCLQTDDFESVIERTKAFGGKVRMDIMRYHPEDDSKPAKMVYLEDPFGNLFELYSHSYEETYAVEYE, from the coding sequence ATGAAAATGAATCATGTTGGCATCATGGTAGGTGATATGAACAAAGCGGTTGAGTTTTATACCAACGCACTTGGCCTCAAAGTCATTATGAATAACACGCAAGTCATTGAAGAGCGTGAAACAGCAATTGGTAGAATGTGTATTGCAGTTTTTGGTCCTGGCTTCAAAGGGTTTAATATTGCTCACTTAGTTACTACAGATGGTATTGGTGTAGAATTATTTGAAATGAAAGATCGTCAAGAACGTCATCCTGTTGACTTTTCTCGTATTGGTATTTTCCATTTTTGTTTGCAAACAGATGACTTTGAAAGTGTGATAGAACGCACCAAAGCCTTTGGGGGTAAAGTACGTATGGATATTATGCGTTATCACCCTGAAGATGATAGTAAACCTGCTAAAATGGTATATTTAGAAGATCCATTCGGTAATTTATTTGAGCTCTATTCACATAGTTATGAAGAAACCTACGCTGTTGAATATGAATAA
- a CDS encoding IS4 family transposase gives MPESLLCHNFFDKSLSNFNQARMKTLKACSEALIASDRLTLTSLGRYLAGRANIKHKIKRVARFLNNEHLFNQQVEIYASLAKPIISNLPCLAIAVDWSGCCRSDYHLLRASLLVDGRSLVLYNMVVELKDFDTPETNARFLDNLLQVIGEHRSVYILSDGGFLTPWYTKVRSLGWHFIGRLRGTMTCKLEGKNTWEKLPAFHQGASCQPTRLGKARVTQHSPTACDAFLHLYKGKYKGRKGNSRFTKDTRMYRRHAHEPWLLATSDNTLTSDQVIKLYSKRMQIEQNFRDDKSQQYGFSWRFSKTQGVRRMSALCLIACLASLLLWFVGFEAEQRNWQIMFQANTIKHRRVLSFLTLAKQVIRHRLHKIKNHYLQKSRENFLAYYQICSVI, from the coding sequence ATGCCTGAATCCTTACTTTGCCATAACTTCTTTGATAAGTCCTTATCGAATTTCAATCAAGCGAGAATGAAGACACTTAAAGCATGCTCTGAAGCACTTATAGCGTCTGATAGATTAACCTTAACAAGTTTGGGGCGTTACTTAGCTGGGCGTGCGAACATTAAGCATAAAATAAAAAGGGTTGCTCGTTTTCTTAATAACGAGCATTTGTTTAACCAACAAGTTGAAATATACGCTTCGTTGGCCAAGCCAATCATTAGCAACTTGCCTTGTTTAGCCATTGCAGTGGACTGGAGTGGTTGTTGCCGTTCAGATTACCACCTGCTTAGAGCGAGTTTACTCGTTGATGGTCGTTCTTTAGTGCTTTACAACATGGTTGTTGAATTAAAAGATTTTGATACGCCAGAAACCAATGCCAGATTTTTAGACAACCTCCTTCAAGTTATTGGTGAACACCGGTCCGTTTATATTTTGTCAGATGGTGGTTTTCTTACTCCTTGGTATACTAAAGTCCGTTCATTAGGATGGCACTTTATTGGCCGTCTCAGAGGCACGATGACATGTAAGTTAGAAGGTAAAAATACTTGGGAAAAACTCCCTGCCTTTCATCAGGGAGCGAGCTGTCAACCAACTCGACTTGGCAAAGCGAGGGTTACTCAACACAGTCCAACAGCATGTGATGCATTTCTCCATTTGTACAAAGGAAAATACAAAGGACGAAAAGGGAATAGCCGTTTTACTAAAGATACTCGCATGTATCGACGGCATGCTCATGAGCCATGGTTACTCGCAACATCAGATAATACACTCACTAGTGATCAAGTAATTAAGTTGTACAGTAAAAGGATGCAAATTGAGCAAAACTTTCGCGATGACAAAAGCCAACAATATGGCTTTTCGTGGCGGTTTAGTAAAACACAAGGCGTAAGGCGAATGAGTGCCTTGTGCTTAATTGCATGTTTAGCCAGTCTATTACTTTGGTTTGTTGGCTTTGAAGCGGAGCAGCGCAATTGGCAAATAATGTTTCAGGCTAATACGATAAAACACCGCAGAGTTCTATCGTTTCTTACATTGGCGAAGCAAGTAATTCGGCATAGACTCCACAAAATTAAAAATCACTATCTACAGAAAAGTCGAGAAAACTTTTTAGCTTATTATCAAATATGTTCAGTTATATAA
- a CDS encoding class I SAM-dependent methyltransferase, with the protein MFTFRSLVRPVFVLFIMNITNVFANTNDKDAIWHAVHKNPHRTVEEIKRDQYRHPEQVLRFFDINEKSSVGEVAPGRFWYTHILAPLLKDKGRYVGLEHNPDYYRKSPDWANELAKYAQDIKDAPELYGSNAVGTWLPATEGLPVEAGSLDVVFIARTMHNWQNQGRVDVGLKQSWQILKDGGILAIVQHRADEDFAGDRQAAAKLGRWKQSDLINVVESFGFTLVASSEMNSNPKDTKNYENGVWTLPPRLRLGEKDQEKYEAIGESDRMTLKFIKIPQ; encoded by the coding sequence ATGTTTACATTCAGATCTTTAGTTAGACCAGTATTTGTATTATTTATCATGAATATAACAAACGTGTTTGCTAACACTAATGACAAAGACGCAATTTGGCATGCAGTTCATAAAAATCCACATAGAACGGTTGAGGAAATTAAACGTGATCAATATCGTCACCCAGAACAAGTACTGCGTTTTTTTGATATCAATGAAAAATCGTCTGTTGGTGAAGTAGCACCTGGGCGTTTTTGGTATACACATATACTTGCGCCGCTGCTTAAAGACAAGGGGCGTTATGTTGGCCTAGAACACAATCCTGATTACTATAGAAAATCTCCTGACTGGGCAAATGAGCTTGCCAAATATGCACAAGATATTAAAGATGCGCCTGAACTTTATGGTTCAAATGCAGTTGGAACTTGGTTACCTGCTACTGAGGGATTACCCGTTGAAGCTGGTTCCTTAGATGTCGTTTTTATCGCTCGTACCATGCATAACTGGCAAAATCAGGGTCGGGTAGATGTTGGTTTGAAACAGTCGTGGCAGATATTAAAAGACGGCGGTATTTTAGCGATTGTACAACACAGAGCAGATGAAGATTTTGCAGGTGACCGACAGGCTGCAGCAAAACTGGGACGTTGGAAGCAATCTGACCTTATCAATGTAGTTGAGTCGTTTGGGTTTACATTAGTTGCTAGCTCAGAAATGAATTCAAACCCAAAAGATACAAAAAACTATGAAAACGGTGTTTGGACGTTACCGCCGCGACTTCGCTTGGGTGAAAAAGATCAAGAGAAATATGAAGCAATAGGTGAGTCGGATCGGATGACGTTGAAATTTATTAAAATACCTCAATAA
- the truC gene encoding tRNA pseudouridine(65) synthase TruC gives MTEKPELTILYQDQYLVAIDKPAGLFVHRSFLDKDEKYFALQLLRDHLGQYVYPVHRLDKPTSGVLLFALSENVAREINSAFQEKRMHKTYYALTRGHLEGEGRIDHPIKIKLDKIGDKFVNKDQQAKDAITDYQSVATATLPIPLGKYSTVRYSLIKLSPQTGRRHQIRRHLAHLKHPIIGDVNYGDNKQNPFFYQHFGIKRLMLHAQSLSFIHPITNREVTIKASFDQQWEKVFHTLNWPQFLQ, from the coding sequence ATTACTGAAAAACCTGAATTGACAATATTATACCAAGATCAGTATCTTGTAGCGATTGATAAACCGGCAGGTTTGTTTGTACATCGAAGCTTTCTAGACAAAGACGAGAAATATTTTGCGCTGCAGTTATTAAGAGATCATTTAGGCCAATATGTTTACCCTGTTCACCGGCTAGACAAACCAACATCAGGCGTGTTGTTGTTTGCACTTTCAGAGAATGTTGCCCGAGAAATAAATAGTGCCTTTCAAGAAAAGCGAATGCACAAAACTTATTATGCGTTGACTCGTGGGCATCTTGAAGGAGAGGGGAGAATAGATCACCCTATAAAAATAAAGCTAGACAAAATTGGCGATAAGTTTGTTAACAAAGATCAACAAGCAAAAGATGCAATTACCGATTATCAAAGTGTTGCAACAGCAACGTTACCAATACCGTTAGGAAAGTATTCAACTGTACGTTATTCATTGATTAAATTGTCTCCTCAAACTGGTAGACGGCATCAAATTCGTAGACATTTAGCGCATTTAAAACATCCGATAATTGGTGATGTAAATTATGGTGATAATAAACAAAACCCATTTTTTTATCAGCACTTTGGTATTAAGCGTTTAATGTTGCATGCGCAATCGTTGTCATTTATTCATCCGATAACTAACCGTGAGGTAACAATCAAGGCTTCTTTTGACCAACAATGGGAGAAGGTGTTTCACACACTGAATTGGCCACAATTTTTGCAGTAA
- a CDS encoding retropepsin-like aspartic protease, translating to MKNIIIVILGLTFFANIVMAKQTPPSWVSEGPFIESSPASFEIPIKVIGTKMYVEIEIGGKPRRFVFDTGSPSMIDSALVEELGLKTVDTNKGIDAHGAIIETEIVQANLKIGEVVIQKIPMMAANFSSSIVTKEFIGDGVLGSDLLPLGVWQLDLKNAVLRFNTNLQDLDYIKGSKQLKLYQFGYPYMPILDVSFAKKARSKAMFDTGSPTFFAISFADFNGAKKANGIGKTVSGYGSPGASLGGQAANTELLQAELKNLVIDKLELGRVVAKRRKLSPSLIGARILENYIVTLDSRSEKAYFKEYSDGVLAKSSFGFSLAFDNNISIGAVWENSPAKAAGLQAGLALKSINNIEVEFTKEGLHRAMEALEGQTIELTWKGGSVKLVKKHLISIE from the coding sequence ATGAAAAATATTATCATAGTGATACTAGGACTTACTTTTTTTGCAAATATTGTAATGGCAAAACAAACGCCACCAAGCTGGGTTAGTGAAGGGCCTTTTATAGAAAGTTCCCCAGCTTCATTTGAAATACCTATCAAAGTAATTGGTACGAAAATGTATGTCGAAATAGAGATAGGCGGCAAACCTCGACGGTTTGTTTTTGATACAGGATCGCCCTCCATGATTGATAGTGCACTCGTTGAAGAGCTGGGACTAAAAACTGTTGATACCAATAAAGGCATTGATGCTCATGGCGCTATCATCGAAACGGAAATTGTACAGGCGAACCTAAAAATAGGAGAGGTTGTTATTCAAAAAATACCAATGATGGCGGCAAACTTTTCATCTTCTATAGTAACTAAAGAGTTTATAGGTGATGGGGTATTAGGCTCAGATTTACTGCCTCTTGGTGTTTGGCAATTAGACTTAAAAAACGCTGTTCTTCGTTTCAATACAAACTTGCAAGACCTAGACTATATTAAAGGTTCAAAGCAATTGAAATTATATCAATTTGGCTACCCATATATGCCAATACTCGATGTATCATTTGCAAAAAAAGCCCGAAGTAAAGCAATGTTTGATACAGGATCTCCAACATTTTTTGCTATCTCTTTTGCCGACTTTAACGGGGCTAAAAAGGCGAATGGTATCGGTAAAACAGTCTCTGGTTATGGCTCGCCTGGTGCATCTCTGGGCGGACAAGCGGCAAACACTGAACTACTGCAAGCAGAGTTGAAAAATCTAGTCATTGATAAACTTGAACTGGGCCGTGTTGTTGCTAAAAGGAGAAAGTTATCACCAAGCCTGATTGGTGCTAGAATTCTCGAAAATTATATTGTTACTTTAGATTCACGCTCTGAAAAGGCGTACTTTAAAGAGTATTCTGATGGAGTACTTGCAAAATCATCTTTTGGATTTTCTTTGGCTTTTGATAACAATATTTCTATCGGTGCAGTATGGGAAAATTCACCTGCGAAAGCTGCTGGGCTTCAAGCTGGTTTAGCGTTAAAATCAATTAATAATATTGAGGTAGAGTTTACAAAAGAGGGTTTACATAGAGCAATGGAAGCTTTGGAAGGTCAAACAATAGAATTAACTTGGAAAGGTGGGTCTGTTAAGTTAGTAAAAAAACATCTCATTTCCATCGAGTAA
- a CDS encoding LysR family transcriptional regulator produces the protein MLLNPNWLKTFVTLIDTGHFTKAAQKLYMTQPGVSQHIRKLEVVCGHQLIRREKKSFDITEQGRLIYDYAKQLKKNEEQVLEQLTFDDPYSGECTLACSGALALILYPKLLTIQCRYTALIIQLKAAPNEQILTEVENGEVDLGLVTDVQDHRILDVQKVGQEQLCLVVPADANADEEPDTEDMLMRLGLISHPDATHYLTRYFAQNDQLIKADFNVEKIPVTGYVNQISQILAPVARGLGFTVLPKSAVDSFNDREKLQIFKTKKHVVETLYIVKKRGRSLPKRFGLIKTMLGEHFEGSIFETKNEP, from the coding sequence ATGTTGTTAAATCCTAACTGGCTTAAAACGTTTGTTACGTTAATCGATACTGGGCATTTCACTAAAGCAGCGCAAAAGCTTTATATGACACAACCCGGTGTTAGTCAGCACATCAGAAAACTTGAAGTGGTGTGTGGTCATCAATTGATTCGTAGAGAGAAGAAAAGTTTTGATATAACTGAACAAGGCCGTTTAATTTACGATTATGCAAAGCAACTTAAAAAGAATGAAGAACAGGTACTTGAACAGTTAACCTTTGATGACCCATATTCAGGTGAATGCACATTGGCATGCTCAGGTGCGCTTGCGTTGATTTTATATCCAAAATTGTTAACGATTCAGTGCCGTTATACTGCACTTATCATACAATTAAAGGCAGCACCAAATGAACAGATTTTAACTGAAGTAGAAAATGGGGAAGTTGATCTTGGCTTAGTCACTGACGTGCAAGACCATAGGATACTTGATGTTCAAAAAGTTGGTCAAGAGCAGCTTTGCTTGGTGGTTCCGGCTGACGCTAATGCTGATGAGGAACCTGATACAGAAGATATGTTAATGCGCCTAGGCTTAATTAGTCACCCTGATGCAACACATTATTTAACGCGATATTTTGCACAAAACGATCAACTTATTAAGGCTGATTTTAATGTAGAGAAAATACCTGTGACCGGTTATGTAAATCAAATTAGCCAGATATTGGCACCCGTTGCAAGGGGTCTAGGTTTTACTGTATTACCTAAAAGTGCAGTCGATAGTTTTAATGATCGTGAAAAACTACAAATATTTAAAACTAAAAAGCACGTTGTGGAAACACTATATATTGTGAAAAAGCGTGGTAGATCGTTACCTAAACGTTTTGGCTTAATAAAAACAATGTTAGGGGAGCATTTTGAAGGAAGTATTTTTGAAACAAAAAACGAACCATAA
- a CDS encoding DUF3301 domain-containing protein, which yields MGDFYIIILIFLIFWFFIFQRKVSETAKKHVDRYCQQEGLQFISVARRSTKLSFSKRYGPYWQCVFDFEFSGDGESTYTGVLSMANLKLENIITPAHRI from the coding sequence ATGGGCGATTTTTACATTATCATTTTAATTTTTCTAATTTTTTGGTTCTTTATTTTTCAACGTAAAGTGTCTGAAACCGCCAAAAAGCATGTAGATCGCTATTGCCAACAGGAAGGTTTACAATTTATATCTGTGGCTAGGCGGTCTACTAAACTCTCATTTTCAAAAAGATACGGGCCTTATTGGCAATGCGTATTTGATTTTGAGTTTAGTGGTGATGGAGAGTCTACGTATACCGGCGTATTATCCATGGCGAATTTAAAGCTAGAAAACATCATAACGCCCGCGCATCGTATTTAG
- a CDS encoding DUF3549 family protein has translation MSTIATITELLTLSQCQYRIYDLGRRVEKLSKELFEKLEHNQLSHPTPIQGHAHFAVCFWQQKSASPYLWFIKLPLDERGLINQGARNHFIAIIVEALGTDLSVNPTEKQEELLKNNPYIFTPSQYKLAMLNSFITDELKQPASKYYQGVVTYLSEQNWQNWQQIGAQGITDFAVRFNHDNHQELLIEALPQLPNDVLQPMCSALENITLPLKVIQAVIERLKNTENAITQQSMFRCLATSAEHPFVVDYVDQMLADETLTPEMLVILAGRCWQILADKNRCLVFLETLVRKAPDMFAALFKDLVAIPSVRPYLFQCMRDTERSPALAKAIGTLFN, from the coding sequence ATGAGCACTATTGCAACAATCACCGAATTACTCACTTTATCCCAATGCCAATATCGCATTTATGATTTGGGCCGACGAGTAGAAAAACTGAGTAAAGAGCTCTTCGAAAAGCTCGAACACAATCAATTATCTCACCCTACACCTATTCAAGGACATGCGCACTTTGCTGTATGTTTTTGGCAACAAAAATCAGCAAGCCCGTACTTATGGTTTATCAAGTTACCACTTGATGAGCGTGGATTGATTAACCAAGGAGCCAGAAATCATTTTATTGCCATCATTGTTGAAGCTTTAGGTACTGATTTATCAGTAAATCCAACAGAAAAACAAGAAGAGCTACTTAAAAACAACCCCTATATTTTTACCCCAAGCCAATACAAACTTGCCATGCTTAATAGTTTTATCACCGATGAACTAAAACAGCCTGCAAGCAAGTACTACCAAGGGGTTGTCACATACTTATCAGAGCAGAATTGGCAAAATTGGCAGCAAATAGGTGCGCAAGGTATTACTGACTTTGCTGTACGCTTTAATCACGATAATCATCAAGAACTTCTTATTGAAGCTTTACCTCAGTTGCCAAATGACGTATTGCAACCAATGTGTAGCGCACTTGAAAACATCACTTTACCTTTAAAGGTGATTCAAGCCGTTATTGAGCGCTTAAAAAACACTGAAAATGCGATAACACAACAATCAATGTTTAGATGTTTAGCCACAAGTGCCGAACACCCATTCGTTGTTGACTATGTTGATCAGATGTTAGCTGATGAAACACTTACCCCTGAAATGCTTGTCATTTTAGCTGGTAGATGTTGGCAAATACTTGCTGATAAAAACCGTTGTCTGGTTTTTTTAGAAACCTTAGTGCGAAAAGCCCCAGATATGTTTGCCGCGCTATTTAAAGATTTAGTTGCGATCCCGAGTGTTCGCCCTTATCTCTTCCAATGTATGCGGGATACCGAACGTAGCCCTGCGCTTGCAAAAGCAATTGGCACCTTGTTTAATTAA
- a CDS encoding GNAT family N-acetyltransferase, with translation MNEIVYQVGLPRHLKSEAAILYDEAFGKKLSVAVKSENKRVALIQRSLRSEFAIVAISENKLLGIAGFHTENGSLTNGITYKNLLSELGFIKGNWAAIIFSFYERKPKKSELLMDGIVVHTDSRGKGIGSKLLEKVADYAQENHFKSVRLDVIDTNPKAKVLYKRKGFVVVKTEYYPYLKRFLGFSGSTTMALTLSK, from the coding sequence ATGAATGAAATTGTATATCAAGTAGGGTTGCCGAGACATTTAAAATCAGAAGCTGCAATTTTGTATGATGAGGCGTTTGGTAAAAAACTTTCGGTTGCAGTGAAATCCGAGAACAAACGAGTTGCTCTTATACAACGCTCGCTTAGATCAGAGTTTGCCATTGTGGCAATATCAGAAAACAAATTACTCGGTATCGCTGGTTTTCATACTGAAAATGGCTCTTTAACAAATGGGATCACTTATAAAAACTTACTTTCTGAATTAGGTTTTATTAAAGGGAACTGGGCCGCTATCATTTTTAGTTTTTATGAAAGAAAACCTAAAAAAAGTGAGTTATTAATGGATGGTATAGTGGTTCATACTGACTCAAGAGGAAAAGGTATTGGCAGTAAACTGCTTGAAAAGGTAGCCGATTATGCCCAAGAAAATCACTTTAAGAGTGTTCGATTAGATGTTATTGACACAAACCCAAAGGCAAAGGTGTTATATAAACGTAAAGGGTTTGTAGTGGTGAAAACCGAATATTATCCATACTTAAAGCGGTTTCTAGGTTTTAGTGGCTCAACAACGATGGCGTTAACGTTAAGTAAATAA
- the dapD gene encoding 2,3,4,5-tetrahydropyridine-2,6-dicarboxylate N-succinyltransferase, translating to MSELQSIIEQAFEQRMEITPATVPTEIKNAVLDALEALNNGSARVAEKIAGEWVVHQWLKKAVLLSFRIWDNEIIDGAESKFYDKVPLKYSDYTEEKFAQEGVRIVPPAAVRTGSYVGRNVVVMPSYINIGAFVDEGCMVDTWATVGSCAQIGKNVHLSGGVGIGGVLEPLQAGPTIIEDNCFIGARSEIVEGVVVEEGAVISMGVYIGQSTRIYDRETGEVHYGRVPAGSVVVPGNLPSKCGTYSLYAAIIVKKVDAKTRAKVGINALLRSVSEE from the coding sequence ATGTCAGAATTACAATCAATCATTGAACAAGCGTTCGAGCAGCGTATGGAAATAACGCCAGCAACCGTACCAACGGAAATAAAAAATGCAGTGTTAGATGCGTTAGAAGCACTAAACAATGGCTCAGCTCGTGTTGCAGAAAAAATTGCCGGTGAATGGGTCGTTCATCAATGGCTTAAAAAGGCTGTTTTACTTTCATTTCGTATTTGGGATAACGAGATTATTGACGGTGCGGAAAGCAAGTTTTATGACAAGGTTCCTCTAAAATACAGCGATTATACGGAAGAAAAGTTTGCCCAAGAAGGCGTACGCATTGTACCACCGGCAGCAGTTAGAACAGGAAGTTACGTTGGTAGAAATGTTGTAGTGATGCCGAGCTATATCAACATTGGCGCATTTGTCGACGAAGGTTGTATGGTTGACACTTGGGCAACTGTTGGCTCATGTGCGCAAATTGGTAAAAACGTACATTTATCTGGTGGTGTTGGCATTGGTGGTGTTCTTGAGCCTTTACAAGCCGGTCCAACGATCATTGAAGATAATTGTTTCATTGGTGCTCGCTCAGAAATTGTTGAAGGTGTTGTAGTAGAAGAAGGCGCTGTTATATCAATGGGTGTGTATATCGGGCAAAGTACACGTATTTATGATCGTGAAACTGGTGAGGTTCATTATGGTCGTGTACCTGCTGGTTCAGTGGTTGTGCCTGGTAACTTACCCTCAAAATGTGGAACTTACAGCTTGTACGCTGCGATTATCGTTAAAAAGGTAGATGCAAAAACAAGAGCAAAAGTCGGTATTAACGCACTTTTACGTTCTGTTAGTGAAGAATAA
- a CDS encoding LamG-like jellyroll fold domain-containing protein yields the protein MNKLIIVLMFSIGFNVSLSANEREGYSGTTKELPTGSKAISTNGLIAAYDFESYTSDGLLRDFSPLGNHAKLTKIHSTTGLFGKALAFSEKEDVAIIPNSSTFNLTGPITVAAKLKISTPNLHQHIFACNDLFVLWITKSNKYKLADTQGQGFTTPKNVEAVVKGKWHSVVAILSANKGDILNKENIKIFIDGVQMEGTYKKAWSPSELVAVNACVIGGTRTGEQSHQDLQFEGVIDELQIYSRAFSDNEVKAYSNGGL from the coding sequence ATGAACAAACTGATCATAGTACTCATGTTCTCTATTGGCTTTAATGTGTCGTTATCAGCCAATGAAAGAGAAGGTTACAGCGGTACCACTAAGGAACTTCCCACAGGCTCGAAAGCTATATCAACTAATGGTCTCATAGCTGCTTATGATTTTGAATCTTATACCAGTGATGGGCTTTTACGCGATTTTAGTCCTCTTGGTAATCACGCTAAGCTGACTAAAATACACAGTACTACAGGGCTTTTTGGAAAAGCACTAGCCTTCAGCGAAAAAGAAGATGTTGCCATTATTCCTAATAGCTCAACGTTTAATTTAACTGGCCCGATAACCGTTGCGGCTAAACTAAAAATATCAACGCCGAACTTACACCAACATATCTTCGCTTGTAACGATCTGTTCGTGCTTTGGATCACAAAGAGTAATAAATATAAACTTGCTGATACGCAAGGACAAGGCTTTACAACGCCTAAAAACGTTGAGGCTGTCGTTAAAGGAAAATGGCATAGTGTTGTGGCTATATTGTCTGCAAACAAAGGCGATATACTAAACAAAGAAAATATCAAAATCTTCATAGACGGTGTTCAAATGGAGGGAACATATAAAAAAGCATGGTCACCAAGTGAATTGGTGGCAGTTAATGCATGCGTAATTGGTGGTACTCGCACTGGAGAACAAAGCCATCAAGATCTTCAATTTGAAGGCGTTATTGATGAACTTCAGATTTATTCACGTGCATTTTCTGATAACGAAGTAAAAGCTTATTCAAATGGTGGCTTATAG
- a CDS encoding nitrilase-related carbon-nitrogen hydrolase produces MKISQMIQVALLFSITIYVNAEQALSHVAVVQLKSTDVGDFEKMKSLVIQAKNEGAELVIFPESSVFGWLNPDVFTKAEPIPGAFSDQFAEIAVSENIWIAAGLAEKGPKAGAGALPNAYYAYDSGILINPQGELVIHHRKNNVLKNAFNPEDCKRILNQEQCNYSEGPISDVSTVQTPFGKTALLVCADAYIPSEYNPGTAIKALKTLEPEFVIVPWGIAAGNESDCGKAGFNAADYASQAAVFLSSANVVGANGLGTRDYGKYLPSLYCGTSGYAGPTGKAVEIENPTAALTVFNIPVKFTAESGPIWNNAVDAPKKCPPTCDKFSSTWDGQWWTTVMGEMSVCECTLGVN; encoded by the coding sequence ATGAAAATTAGTCAAATGATACAAGTCGCCTTGCTCTTTAGTATTACCATTTACGTTAATGCTGAACAGGCTTTATCTCACGTAGCTGTTGTACAGTTAAAGTCCACTGATGTTGGTGACTTTGAAAAAATGAAATCTTTAGTGATTCAGGCAAAAAATGAAGGTGCTGAATTAGTTATATTCCCAGAAAGTTCTGTATTCGGTTGGTTAAATCCTGACGTATTTACCAAAGCTGAGCCGATACCCGGAGCCTTTAGTGATCAGTTTGCAGAAATTGCCGTTAGCGAGAATATATGGATAGCTGCGGGGTTGGCTGAAAAAGGGCCTAAAGCAGGAGCTGGGGCGCTTCCAAATGCCTATTATGCGTATGACTCAGGCATTTTAATTAATCCCCAAGGAGAGCTTGTAATACATCATCGTAAAAATAATGTACTTAAAAACGCTTTTAACCCTGAAGATTGCAAAAGAATCTTAAATCAAGAACAGTGTAATTATAGTGAAGGTCCTATTTCTGACGTTAGCACAGTTCAAACGCCTTTTGGTAAAACTGCTCTTTTAGTTTGTGCGGATGCTTATATTCCTAGTGAATACAACCCAGGAACAGCGATAAAGGCGTTGAAAACGCTTGAACCAGAATTTGTTATTGTGCCATGGGGGATTGCTGCGGGTAATGAAAGCGACTGTGGCAAGGCAGGGTTTAATGCGGCAGACTATGCTTCACAGGCGGCCGTTTTTCTTTCGTCGGCTAATGTTGTTGGAGCCAACGGACTTGGAACCCGAGATTACGGTAAATATCTACCTTCGTTATACTGCGGTACAAGTGGTTATGCTGGTCCAACAGGTAAAGCGGTAGAAATTGAAAACCCAACAGCAGCACTAACTGTTTTCAACATTCCTGTTAAGTTTACCGCTGAATCTGGCCCTATATGGAATAATGCAGTTGACGCACCCAAAAAATGCCCACCAACGTGCGATAAATTCAGTTCTACATGGGACGGTCAATGGTGGACGACTGTTATGGGGGAAATGTCTGTTTGTGAATGCACCCTTGGCGTAAATTAA